ATCAGACCCGACAAGAGCGTGAACGGCATCGCCACCAGGAATGACAGAAGTAGCGCCTGCTGCATGGTGGCGACCAACGACGAAAGCAGTAGTCCGATTCCGGATACTGCGAGGAGGAACAAGATCAGACCCGTATATAGCGTAAGGAACGAGCCCGCAAACGGAATCCGGAACCACAACTGGGCAACTAGGAGGATGACGGTGGACTGGCTCAGTCCGACCAACAGCGAGGGCAATGCCTTTCCAGTCATGATTTCAGCTGGCCGAAAGGGAGTCACCAGCAACTGATCGAAGGTTCCTTCCTCCTTTTCGCGCGCGATGGACATCGCCGTCATCAGTAGCACCTCTGCAATCGTGAGTGTGCCGATCAAGCTCGGGACTATGCTCCAACG
Above is a window of Candidatus Binataceae bacterium DNA encoding:
- a CDS encoding ABC transporter permease, coding for RWSIVPSLIGTLTIAEVLLMTAMSIAREKEEGTFDQLLVTPFRPAEIMTGKALPSLLVGLSQSTVILLVAQLWFRIPFAGSFLTLYTGLILFLLAVSGIGLLLSSLVATMQQALLLSFLVAMPFTLLSGLITPLSSMPKTLQYFSLINPLRYMIDIARRVYLEGVGANRLAFDMWPLAVTAALTLTIGALVFRRRLG